Genomic segment of Bemisia tabaci chromosome 9, PGI_BMITA_v3:
TCGGCAGCGCCCTAGCAACGGGCGCTGCACTCACCGGCGGAGGCGTCTACGGCGGCAGCCTCAAGCGACACCACTACGGAGGCGGAGGCGGCGACTACTACGGAGGCGGAGGTAACTACTACGGAGGCAGCTACGGAGGCGGCTACGGAAACGGTGGCTATTACGGTGGCGGCTACGACCGGCCTCACCATCACCACCACCACGGAGGCGGCTACGGAGGCGACTACTATAACGGCGGCGGTTACGGTAACGGTGGCTACTACGGAGGCGGTTACAACAACGGTTACGGAGGCTACAACAACGGTTACGGTGGTGGCTACGGAGGCGGTACGGAGGCGGTGTTGGCGTAAGTTTCGGAGTCGGATACGGCGGTGGTTACGGAGGCAGCTATGGAGGAGGTTACGGAGGAGGTTACGGAGGTGGCTACGATAGCTGGAAATAAGCTATTCCTGTGATTTGGGACGCCGAGAGCTTTGAGCGAAACGAAGACTGAAGTTCGTCGTCTCCCCCACGAAAGGACGCAACTCCgctacaatgttgccaaatttttcctcggtAATTGCACATTAATCAGGAGAACCtcgggcatttctgactgaatgtttcattgattttttctcagACTTCATGCAAACATCAGAAAAACTCTGGATAAAAATTGAAAGGGTGCACTTTcataaaatgaattaattgcttgagtgaatttggcaaccttggaatgatgttacgttccttcgtccgggagacgacgaattggactgcattttgcaatttggaaatatgaattctagcccggcttaaaaacaacgtatgtgccatcagtttccctatgcgcataagtgcttttccagaagagccagaatttatagctccaaattgcaaaatgcagtccgattaATGCAAGtgcgcaaagaaaattaaatggaTTTGCCATGAGCATCGTCTGATGAtacgaaaaaatttaatctcattgcaaaaatctaatttttaaaaagcgaACAGCACTGTTATCCGAACGTCTTAAAACTTAAGTAAATGTGTATTGAAGGTAACAAAAGCATGAAAACAATTATCCTAGGGAGCGAATTTACTTGACTAACATGGCTCTGTCGCACACATACTCGTGGTAAATCCAAAAGTTAAAACTCTTCACCAAGCgattaaaaaattaacgaaTCGAGCTCGTTTTAGAAACTGCATTCTATGCAGAAATTTCTCCTCCAAGGACCAGCTATTACAGGATAGAGAAAATCTTTCGAGGGGATCAAATTATTGCGCAAAAACGTTCGTCCCTAAGTTTCAAAAATCACATTATCAAGTTTTGTATTGAAATCAAAAATTCTCTTACTGGCCTCATAAATATTTATAAACCGTATTCGTGATACACACAATATTTGCTCTCTAAATATTTAGTGATAATGAATATCTTACAGGAACCTATAACAAGTGTGTAATTTTTCACTGTCATAAAAACCAGATCTCGTTCTTAGTATTTATTTATCAGCATTTTGTGTTACACGTGAGATCTCTGATACCGACTCGCGTGAATTTTTTATGTGTACGTAGTGagtaaaattgtatttattacAGTATGATTCTCCAAGATTGTACATTCTTTTCTTGTTATTATCCATCTTCAAGATTAACTGTTTGTTGTTTGCAAACTGTTCCAATGCATCAAGATTCAAGGCAGTAACATCCTCTTCCCAGTGATCAGGAATAACTAGCTCTTCGTTGAACTTTttggaaaagaaaggaagaaaaagtgcAAACGTTCTCAAGATTACATTTTTGGACCTTCTTAATCATTTTCAAGAACTGCGAATGGTTTATTCACCCGAAATTGCGTCATATTTTATATATAATGTCGTGAAACTCCTTTCTGCGACATTCTGACACAACAGAATATTCACGTTCACAGTAGAAAAACGCTTCCAAGACtatatgtccacctacctttcgtccattaaataaatgtccaccgctattaatGTCCAccaaacgttaagtccagtctttattaagtccacatgatttaatgtccaaccatgaatatttCCAAAACTGTCCGAATTGTGGatatgttatgtccacatttttttcttctcatttaaatgacaggaaccactctcttaaaaatttacttctgaatactcatcctgtaaaactttttgaatttatgcgttccactaatctcaaaatttaacctttcccctcaacccttttgtatttttactgatatttccatgtaaaattactgttactgccttctttagaggtgtaaatggccttagatgctaaagcaccgctttaaaataaaattattttactactactacacctcaaaaataaatgcatactactaataccttcattcttaaaaacatttcattcatgaatcaagtcatgaaagagaacagactctaagagcagataaaaacatatgttcatgtgtatacggtacggatatgataagatgaaaaccaaagcgggagcctaggaaacgctccaatgccaaattaaacatatttcaataacagatgcagtcaaaattgaaagtcctcatTAACTAGtaatttcgtgcgccttcaatcttgtaggatactgtgcaacgcctctgacgcgaattagttgcttaaagcgttgcggcgcggcaggcaactatcgtgacacgcgcataggcgcccacaaacctaacgggatacttcacgcgttgcgcaatgcgtgaagtatcccgttaggtttgtaggcgccacgccgctccgctctgtgttaggctctaatatttaaactcgcggagtcagcgtttttcaactcatgattttgaaatgtttgcacagaaaaaatatcattatttttctttttaatgtaGTGACGATTGAACCACGTTTTGCAAaaggaaaacatatttttggctcatctctAAAGACACTTGTCTACGCGGGGAAATTGTGGCCCATATGTTGTTTCGAAAATGAGCAAGAGATGGTATTTTCTGATTAGGAAATTAGATTCAATTGCTTGCGGACAAGGTCTGCACCAGAAAGAACAGTCAcgtattttctcttcaaaatcttaaacagaaaacaattcacacaacAGAAAATTCGGAAATGAATTTATGAGTGAGATTTGAACACATATTTTTAACCTAGAGCAAATGGAAGTTTGATTATACAAACGACGTCATCTGCAGTTTTACCATTTAATTAATGTTAGTGGTAAAAACTTAAATCTCGTTTAAGAGTTGATTTACAGACTTTCTGCGGTAagattggttttctcgtgacatTATGTAGAGAAATCATGTTGGAAAGTACTCTTGTTCGTTCGGGAATTAGCGATTtaagtaaaattaccaaggtaaaattttgcgacagacacgatgatgccactggttttccctggaGTCATCTCCgaggctcaaaaaaagctttcaaagttgcggCCGTAACAGAGGGGATATCCCaggctaccctgagagtccacctctatatcaagacaaactctccgtgtaaagatagggagcaaatacatgaaCAGGGTTGTCACTTTACTGagggacttcaaaactgaaaacacggcaacactgctaatgtatttactccctatctttgcatacaGAGTTTTTCTTGTATACAAAGGTGGACTCACAGGTTATAACGTAGGATActccctccatttcggcctcaacagCTAAAGTCAGTTTAAACCTCAAGAGCTTTTCTgtagctttggagttgattccagcgaaaaccggtggcaccatcgtgcttctcgcgaaaTTGTACCGAGggctcacactggaaaaaaagtcgcttggatctagaggccagactcttaaaaacattgacaagaaaagtacttttgattcaatcggatttttgcttatatcgagaaccaagcctcttaatttaagcggatttccttttaattcaaacaaaaatccgattgaatcaagagtattttttcccgtcattgttttcaagagtctggactctagatccaaacgactttttttacagtgcagtacttaaatcgcaaattcctgacacatgcaagggCGCTATTCATTCCTCGTCTAGACACTCATTGTGACTCCGAACGCACCTTTCCTCTATGTCTTCAATTTTAACCTCACACGATCCTCATAAAAACACGACTGCATTGAACGATATCCATGAATCGCGAGGCTTGGAGGTAAGCGTATTAATTAAACATAAACATCCTGCGGAAAACCCACGAAACCTGCGGCGGAGTACGGCATTCACGACGACGATCAATTTAATTCGAATTCCCGAGACAGGTTTTTCCTCGCTCTTGGACTTGACATCCACGTCTGCCAAGCTGTCCGTGTAATATTCTTGATACTTAAATAGACATCATCATCTTTTTTCATCGCTCCACATAGATTTGGATCAATGAAAGCAAAGAAACATAAGAAATGGGGCGAAAATTagaaaaccaaaataaaaattataatgaaaatCATGTCTGTCGGAACAAATACTGTTTAAAATAAACCAGATTAACTTAAAGACCGTAATATTGACTAGAGCTATTTTAATAATtatctttatttgttttaatagcttaaatttgaaaaagcatgATACTGAAGTTAGTAAGATAATTAAGCAATTTTAAAACAGGTAGcttacttaaaaattatttggttCAAACAAAACACTATCTTTTCAGTATAGAAATAAATGaagatttaataattttgataaGTCCGCCACTGGGATGGAGATAAGTTGTTTTTACTTGAGCAGGCAGAACTAGCCGGAACAACGAGCAACAGGTATTATGATACTGAAGTTAGTAAGATaattaagaaattttaaaacagctAGCttgcttaaaaattatttggttcaaaataaaacaCTATCTTTTCAGTATAGAAATAAATGaagatttaataattttgataaGTCCGCCACTGGGATGGAGATAAGTTGTTTTTACTTGAGCAGGCAGAACTAGCCGGAACAACGAGCAACAGGTATTATCACAAAGCTTTGGCAACTCTGGACGTGTGAATAATGTGACGCCGAAAAAGAGGATGAGTAAGTCTGACGCCGATGGCGCAGAAGCGCGCAACTGCAATGGAAATCGAACGCACGAACGCGGTTTTTCCTTGGCGCGCGCTGGCGGATAAAAAGTGAATGAGAGGCAAGGTCGGACAGCGGCGCTCAAGGGcagagcgtcgcgacgccagaATCAGGAGCAgcggcgcacattggttccagggcccgatctaggtggcattaattagaatatcactgatgatgacatatTATATATGTTTCTAGGGGTTCTTTGGGTCGCTAATTACGAATTTGAAGTCAATTTGACTGTATCATTTAGCATAAGGTGGTAAATTTGCATTTAGcttgaaaattcatacttaatactacattaataatattttaacatGGCTGAATTCCTGGACTGATatattttttaaccttttttgatttatcatcaaaaactATCAATGAATTTACGAGGATTTGTCCtctaattactaatttttttatgggggaggggggtgggcaATGTTGTATAATTTTGTGAACCAGGAATTGGTATTATCTGGTAAAATATACCTCCTAAATGTTGTGGTTTCcctgaggaaaataaattccaGTACCAAAGAAAACTGCTTATCCCACTATTCGAGTTGTTCATACAGTGTTGACAAATCAGCGTAAGAAGAACTTTATTTGAACCTCAATGCTCGCTGATTTCTTGATTCACCGCGCTTTAAAaccaacagaaattttgaagctttgtAATTTAATGGTACA
This window contains:
- the LOC109042956 gene encoding uncharacterized protein codes for the protein MSSARSESAGREDPLQKKPSFRRLSTEQHRTRSTMASQFAILVCLMVALPGILATGSLALAGLGAAAATKTAIVGSALATGAALTGGGVYGGSLKRHHYGGGGGDYYGGGGNYYGGSYGGGYGNGGYYGGGYDRPHHHHHHGGGYGGDYYNGGGYGNGGYYGGGYNNGYGGYNNGYGGGYGGGTEAVLA